The Coffea arabica cultivar ET-39 chromosome 2c, Coffea Arabica ET-39 HiFi, whole genome shotgun sequence genome includes the window AATTTGAAGGAAACAAGAGAAATCCGTCTGTATGATATGTAACAGGTTGTGCGGAACGTTTCAAAGTGATTCTAACGTTGGAATGCAACTCATTTTGCAATGTTTAGGTTCGAATCCGTGAAGGATATTCGAAAATGGACGGACTATTATAAAGTTCAAATCGCATGAATCATCATATATAATTATGTAAGAACAAAAATTTCAGCTGCTGAGGAATTGAATTGAAAGAGACGTATGTTAGATCTGACCAGAGTTGATGCTTCGTCATCTCCCTGTGGAATCAATTGAGAATTGAGGATGCttcttaatttgttaatatatAAAATGGTCAGTGATCAAATACAATCGTATGTGGTTAGGGTTTAACATATTCCCTTATTATTAAGAAGGGAACTGAAATCTTCTTGTTTGGATCGTAAGTttctgaacttttttttttgtagaaagaTGTGCTATAACGATGATGTAACGTAACATATGCGAGATAAAAAATGTGTCGAAGAAATGGTTAGGTAAAATCAATGAACAGTTTATTGCACTTTTGCATAGGCGGTGGATAAAATTCTAATCAACGAGATTGAACTCTGTCTGGACATCACTTTTGAGCCTTGCAGCAAACTATTGATGTCTTATTTCGATGACATAAATATTCTTCTTTCATATATACTTTCCGCATGAGAAAAGTAACCCAAAGAAGAATCTAGTAAATTATCACCAGCTGCAATACTGCATTTGCATCCAATCCTATCTGCATCAATGCTCGATcgccctcctcctcctccctatAACCTTCTTCCCTTATTATACTTTTATTTTGCTATTCCACTTTAGATTTAGTcaaatgaataattttgaaGAGTTGGAGTAATAAAAAATCTAGTGACTCAAGCAACTTTTTGGACCTATTCATCCCCTGTACAAGTCCGGTTATAGGAGTAGCGTAAATTATTGCCGTTAGacccaggaaaaaaaaaaaaaaaaaccacaaccCAAAGTGTTTCAGCAGCTGATTTGGAACTTCGTTGAAACAGCTAGAGTCTTGTATTCTTGGCTTTTTAGTCATAGCTAGAGGAAGCATGTTAATCTGACCAAGAACTGTCAAAAACCTTTTGAATATGGCCTTGATATTGTCAAATACAAGCAATCGAGGGACACTCAGAAAAGACATCCATAGATTCATGTTCTACAAGTGGCCTCAATGGAACCCCGGTTTCTTAGCCTTCCTTGATGCGCGATCCGTACATGCCATCTTCCAGCCTAATAGTTATAGAGACCAATTATAGGGTCAACTTTGTTACTCACTCCATAATTCATTCAGAACCCTTTGTTTTAAGCTTAAGCAAGAGCCCAAGTAGAATTGTTTATGTCGATATATATCTCTCTGTTAATTTATCAATTTTCAACGAATCGGTGAAGAACGCCAGTGTGGGGACAGTTACGGCAGCCCATATCGTTTTCGAGAAGCCAACCGTTGTTTCAATGCACTGACGAAGAAGAACCGCAACCAAATGGAATTTTTATTGCCATCTCCTTGTATTCTCTTTCTTTTGTCCATGCCATGATCAAGGAGAAGGAGAGTGCGGGGCAAGAACGATTATCAGATTAGACCAATTGTACCTGAATGCTGTAACATTTTTTAACGTtttataaatttaattaaattgcTTCAATGATCTTATTCCTTATAATAATAGAGGTGTGATATTTTGTTACTATTCATGTGAATTCCATGCATGATAATTGTGTGTCCAGTTCACATAAAATTAAACTCCGTTCcgttcaaaaaatattacaatgtTCAAAATAATTGTCAGAGTGCCCAGTGAAGAACACTTATGGGACAATTAGGGCACGTCTCGAATGGTTACCCTTCTTTGtattctctttcttttggaagGCATATTAGGGAGTATCCCTCTCTCGGATGATGGTACTAaagtgattttattttatttttaacgAATTGCATTGTTcattataccaaaaaaaaaaaaaatcatttccatTACAAATATAATCTacatttaaattatatatatatatattgtatatctAATCATATAATAATGTATACATCGTTAGTGCATATAAGATTTAATCTGGTAAGAAttccttcaaaaaataagtaaaggaaaaaaaaaagtattggcAAGTCATGTAGCAATGGAACACGTCCTGTTTTGACCTACAATTGACAAGAAGCTCCCACACTCCCACCAAACAAAACCATGTGCCCGAAACGTCTGTCCGTGGTTCGAAATCAAAAGCGACTCCTTTTCAACAGTCTCGCGAAATATCTCGACtcaattaaacaaaaatgattaaaaaaattgcTCTTTGTTTCTCCCAATTATAAATCCAGCTCCCACAACTCACCGCTCCACACAAGAACACGCACAACACACGCAAGAAAACACACACTTGGCCTAACAGAGAGAACCGAGAGATGGGGGTGGTGATAATCGACGGCTCAACAGTCCGAGACTTCGTCGCCAACGAAGCCGAGTTCAACAAGAGCGCCGACGAGAAATTCGCGGCCTTAGACTTGAACAACGACGGCGTTTTATCCCGCTCAGAGTTGCGGAAAGCCTTCGAGTCGTTTCGGCTCCTGGAAACCCACTTCGGAGTCGACGTGGCCACGCCGCCGGACGAGCTGACTAAGCTGTACGACTCGATTTTTGAGAAGTTCGATTGCGATAACAGCGGGACGATCGATCGGGAAGAGTTTAGGAAcgaaatgaagaaaattatgtTGGCCATAGCTGATGGGCTCGGCACCTGCCCTATTCAGATGGCTCTCGAAGATGACGATGATAGCTTCCTCAAACAGGCCGCTGATCTCGAGGCGTCCAAGGTTAATTCTGGTTGATGTAATAAGGGTACTTCATCGAGCAGAAGAAATAAGAAGGCTAGGCCCGTTGGGAATTTCTTGGCCCTGCTGCTTGTATATTTTGTCCCAAATTAAGTGTAAATTCTGTACGATGTAACAAGGTAGCAACAGAACCTTGTAACATGGATTTATGCGCTATACTTTGAGCATAAGATTGAACAATGTGTGTAGTATTTGAGAACCCAATATATGATTTATAAACATTTTGAGAGTTCATTGTTCAGTTCTTAATACTAGGATGCATTCAAATTATGTGTCCATTTTAGTCATTCATAAGCTTAAAGGGTAGATGATTTTtggttttaaattttgattgttCGGCCCTCACCACCATTGGCTTTGCGTCTCTGTCCTCAACTGTGTATTAAGTCCTATGAGTTCATGCAGTAGGCTTGTATGCCTAATACTACTGCAAAGGTTCAATTTGGAATTTGCCTACAAGAGCCACTGCAAAGCTTTAACCTGAAAATTG containing:
- the LOC113726959 gene encoding uncharacterized protein, whose protein sequence is MGVVIIDGSTVRDFVANEAEFNKSADEKFAALDLNNDGVLSRSELRKAFESFRLLETHFGVDVATPPDELTKLYDSIFEKFDCDNSGTIDREEFRNEMKKIMLAIADGLGTCPIQMALEDDDDSFLKQAADLEASKVNSG